Within Dictyostelium discoideum AX4 chromosome 4 chromosome, whole genome shotgun sequence, the genomic segment GATATTAAagttaaaagaattttagaAATTGATTATCACAGTCCATGTCAAATTCCATTTGAAGAGTTATTACCATCAAAAGCTCTAACATGtgtaaaaaattatgatcttttaattttaacaattaaagatttatattacctattaaaaaattcaccAAATATAAAACGTTTAtcattttatatttgttttgataatttaatttatcaatttacaaataaaaaaacattaccTTGTAAATGTAGTGGTGTAAATGATGATGCTGATGGTGGcacaaatattaatgatcAATATTTTGATCAAACTTGggagaataataatagtgatgatgaagttattgatcaatttaaattttattgggattttatttcaaatgaaattaaaaatcataaaaaattatcatttttaaagattgttaataaatgtttaattaattatgaCTCTGGTAGTAATTATCAGAAGGAATCATCATTTCCTGaagaatttattgaaaaattttcatatccatttaaaatgaataattcaattaaaactgtAGTGTTTAATGGGTTTCATACACCTgaaatttatgaaaaaataattatcaatgGAAATAAATCAATCTTTAACTATCATTCTGAATTTTTGGATAATacttttcaaaaaaagattgaatacaaagaatcaattgaaaatctcTTATCTAAAAATCatcatataaaatatttttcattaaaagataataataattatttattaaattattctaaaaaaataataaaataaaaatgaaaataaaaaataaaaataaataaattaataaaaagagaattataattattttttttattttttaaattaatgcAAATAATGCTGCTAATGTAACAAATGCAATTGAACCTATTAAAGTTGAGGCTGGACTGGTTGAGGATGGACTGGTTGAGGATGGACTGGTTGAGGATGAAGTAGTATCAGGAATACATGTGACAGTTAAGGTCGATACTTTGAATGGTTTGTTGTCTGGCAAACAAGTAACTTGTTGTTCTGCCATTAATGGTGTTTTACAATCTACATCAATAAATGGATTGAGATTAAATTTAGATGGATCGTTTGTTGGTGTTACTTTACCATACAAATTTGTGCATACAGTTTGACAAGCTCCATTTTctaatgttattattttagttgCATTACAACCTGGACCGTCAACTTTAAATCCGACATATCCAGTTGCATTTGACACtgcaaaaattaaagataataataataacaatgattttataaatagcattttttttttttttttttttttttatttatttaattatatttaatgtatttattttaaattacaaaaataataataaaaaaaaaaaaaaaacactttaaatatttttttttttttttccactaAAAATCTATTCTTGTTTTTGATTGTGAtagtaatattttaaaaaaaaaaaaaaaaaaaaaaaaaacctattgCCCAATAAAATCCTTTTAAATCTagattaatatattttcaaataaaatttaaaaagaattgaattttgtgagaaagaaaagaaaaaaaaaaaaagcgtttagaaaagttaaaattttaattaataagaaaatgaatttaaaatctaaagtttcaaccaattaaaaccattgtttaattttaatttcaaataaaatccaaaatcccatttttttatttttttttttttttttcaaatcgAAGGGTccttgttgttggtgttttttttttaaaaattttggctttttttttttttttcctttgttttcaaaaataaaattaaaaaaaaagaattattgttggaataaaaaaaaaattttttggaGAGATATCTTTAACCTCTTTTAAAGAATCTCTtcctctttttctttttatttgacatttctttattttcttgaGGTAGTGTTTCAATGTTGGCGTTTTTATCTTTgattgtattatttgtacCAGGTTCATGAGattctttaaatatattataaagcGTAACATTTGTGTTatgatatttatatttgtgattaaattttgaaaaaggtTTAAAATCACCTTCACTATCATCAACTATATTATACACTTTTCCACTTGGATAATaaggaaataaataaactttttcactattatcttcttctttttctttttcttcttctttttcaatttgaatctcaatttcattatttacattttcatttttatcattctcttttttatttatcacAGATTCTTCATTCTCTTCattctcttttttattattattattattattattattattattattattattattattattattattattattattattattattattattattattattattattattattattattattattattattattattattatcttgatCATCTTGATCATtgtcttcattttcatcttttatatataaacCTTTTTCAACCTGATAAATTTGATCAAATAATGGTTTTGATAAATGAATATCTATATATTCATATTGAGCAGTTGAAATGGTTGAACATGGTTTGTCAATGAATTCTGTATTTGGTGTTTGATAAATGATTTGACCTTTTTTATCACTATATTTCCACTGTGTGGAAATTATATCATTATAGGATACTACTGACtgttttaattgttctaatgtttcttttttttcattttcaagtatttgttttattgaaTTGTTAATGCTAGTTTCATTCTCCATTTGTATTGTTATAAAATTtgatctttttctttttttatctgTATAGGTTAATTCATTATTCAAGTATTTACATCTATTATTTGTTgctgattttattatttcttcatTCTTTATATCGTGTAAAAATTTTGTGCACTTTATAGGTTTATTTGATGTTTTAAATAACTTTACACCAATATCatattcttcatcatcttcattattaatattttcattattctTTATATTATCAACAAATTCTATACTAATATCGATATTTGTCATCCTTTTATGGTGCCTTGGTTAAAACTGAATGAATGCAAAAAcgaaaagttttttttttttttttttttttttttttttttttttttttgtatttttttttttttttttttttttttttttttttttttgattaaatatttgatcaacaattaaataagtTGATTGAAAATATCTAAACAATTTCTCCTTTTACAttaattttactttattttttatttctttttcttattctttttcttttttttgtatattttttttttattttttttttttttattagaagaaataaaaaataaaaaaaaattagaaaaaacaaaacaaaaaaattaagataattgaatcaaatatctttttttattttttaaaccattttaaaaaataaaagaaatcaataaatGAAGTGAAACAATTTCTAActgaaaaattatattaaaaatcaaattcatttttcaaaaaaaggtaccaattttataaaaaagttgcgctttttttttttttaatgcgaaaaattttgaaaattaaaaggataaataattttttttttttttctttttttttttttttttttttttttccccttTCAGTGAGACAAATAAttgttaaaatatatataatcattatctttttattactattatttaaattattattattattattattattattattattattattattattattattattattattaaaaaaaaataaaaaaaataaaaaaaataataataaaaaaaataaaaataaaaaatatattaatgaattaattaattttaagatcaataaataaaataaataaaataaaataaaattaaataaaaatgattgaagataatataaataataatgaaaatgaaaatgaagataaaaatggaaatggaaatgaaaatgaaaatgataaaaataataaaaataataaatttgaagcTTTATTGATGCAATCACCAATTTCACAATCAACACCATTTATATTTCCATCACCAAAAATAAACTCAAACATTTTAACAACAGAGCCATTAACAACACAATTGTCATCCTCACCAACAACTACACCGTcattaaaaaagagaaaaccAAAAACAGTAAGAAATCCATTTATCGGTCCATCATCGAATAAAACCAAATCAAATTTCCCAGAGTTTCCATCTTGGACATTcgagaaaaataataatgatttttgtCAAGGTGgtttatcaataaaaaataaacaccTTTTTActtttgatgataataataataataataataataataataataataataataataataataataataataataataataataataatttaaatataaattttaataatcgtagtatttataataattataaaaataataataatttcaatcaaagtgatgatgaagattgtgaaaaagataatgatcgttttttaaattcagaAAACTTTGATGAAGaggaagatgaagaagatgaagatgattgtaccaataaaaattttgaatggTCAATTGACATGTTGGCTACCATTATGCCTGTAAATATAACATTGGataatcaacaaaataatttaaactcTACCAACAATAGTGATAATGGCTATGAAAGTTCAACTGAAttgtttgaatttaaaaaatggaaaattgaagatgaaaaaaaGTCAAATGATTATTTCAGTAGACCAACAATTTATCCACatgtaaaaattaataatcaaaataatcaaaataatcaaaataactcttttttatttaaatcatcaaaaacaaaccaatcaatacaacaactacaacaacaacaacaacaacaacaacaacaacaacaacaacaaaataataatgataataataataataataataataataataataataataataattcaacctTGACTTCTTCTAATAGTTTAAGTGGTATTAAAAGAAAGTCATCAGGAAGTAATTATAATAGTGAAGATGATACctattcaattgaaaaggATCAAACTGGTGTATCTGCATTTGTagatgatattttaattggaGATATAAATCTTAGTAGTATTAGTAGTATAGGTGGTGGAAATAGTGGAATCGTATTTGGTAGACCAACTATCTTTAATACCCCAACTCATTTTAAtacatatatttataataataataataataataataataataataataataataataataataataataataataataataataataataataataataatagtggatCAAACTCCAAACCTATTATTGCAAAAAGATTTCCAAATAGACCACAATTCCCAGAGTGTTTAGAAGAATCATTctcaataaatttaaacaaacaatctcaaaataacaataataataacaataataataataataataataataataataataataataataataataataataataataataataataataataataataataataataacaataataatattaaaattatcaacaataacaataatgattCTGACATATTTTTAACACCAATGACACCTGTGAAAATAACTAGTGTCACCAAGTCCacaagaaaatcaaaatataattttcatGTAACAGATCCATTGATACTACCTGATATATCACCAATCAAAATgtaagtaataaaaaataaattaataaataaataaataaataaataaataaataaataaataaaatttccaagggataatacaaataattaattaattaattaattaaataattaattaattaattaattaaataattaattaaataattaaataaataaataaataaataataataattttttttatttttcttaatAGTAAACACCCAATAACTCCAACACAAATTAATAGcaattcatcaaataatattgtgTCTCCATCTTCCTCTCCATCCAAAAAGTTCGAATATTGTAAATTTTAGACTAtgttaataaacaaaaaaaaataaataataattataataataaaaaaaaaaatagaaaaatatgaataagataaaaataaataaacaaccaAACAATagcaattattattaataatatatcaacaataattagtaatataaaataaatttgaaaaaaaacccacaaaaaaaaaaaaaaaaatcacaccAACTGGTGTGAAACCTTTGGCATtatataatcttttttaaaaaaaaaaataaaaaaaaataaaaataaaaaaatctaaatcttgaatttgtaaaaaaaagtgtattttttttatttatttatttatttattttatttatttattttatttatttatttatttatttatttattcgcttactttttttttttaaaaaaaaaaatatattatttgtcTGACATGTAAAATATCGTCTttttgtttagaaaaaaaaaattataaaattaaaattttttttttttttttttttttttttttttttgaaatttcatattTTAGAATCACGCGagtatattgttttttttttttttttttcgtttgttttttatcttttttttttttgaaacaataacataattttgtattttttattacgaTGATAAGCCAATCTTACAGAATTTTATCAAGAATCAGtagaaataatgaattaaaaaaaacctttttaaccaatttaaactgtaaatcatcatcaccatcaattaTCAGAGTatgttaataattttctctcgttaaaataaaacaaataaagaaaataaataaataaataaataattgataaatacaataaaagaccacaataaaaataaataaataaatgataattttaaaaaaaaataacaagtATCACaaaattctaaataaaagaaattaaactATATctatctatatatatattattatttatatttgattgaAATCATAGAGTTTCtgtaaaaaacaaaatttagatgaaaattttgaatataCAAACAAATTAGAAGTTCAAGAACTTAAACACTATATACCATGTTATACTATTATGGATCAAGAAGGTGTCGTTTCAAAACCTGACCAAGACCCAAATGTAAGTtttgcattattattataattattttttttattttttattttttattattattattaatattttattttgtttatttatatagTTTAGTAAAGAAGAAGTTATTAAAATGTATACAACAATGTTAACATTAAATGTTATGGATTCAATTCTTTATGATGTACAAAGACAAGGtagaatttcattttatatgACATCATTTGGTGAAGAAGCAATTCATATTGGATCAGCAGCAGCATTAGAGATGAGTGATACAATTTTTGCACAATATAGAGAGACTGGTGTATTCATGTGGAGAGGATTCACAATCAATGATATTATCAATCAATGTTGTACCAATGAACATGATTTAGGTAAAGGTAGACAAATGCCAATGCATTTCGGTTCAAGAAAGATTAATCTTCAAACTatttcatcaccattaaCAACTCAATTACCACAAGCAGTGGGTAGCTCATACGCTCAAAAATTAGCAGGTGAAAAGAATTGTACCATCGTTTACTTTGGTGAGGGTGCTGCAAGTGAGGGTGATTTCCATGCTGCTATGAATTTCGCCGCAGCATTGTCAACACCAACTATCTTTTTCTGTCGTAACAATAAATGGGCAATCTCTACACCCTCAAAAGAGCAATACAAAGGTGATGGTATTGCTGGTCGTGGTCCAAATGGCTACGGTATGAAAACTATCAGAGTCGATGGTAACGATATTTGGGCCGTATACAATGTGACTAAATTAGCACGTAAAATCGCCGTCGAAGAACAAGTTCCAGTTCTCATCGAAGCTATGACCTATCGTGTTGGTCATCATTCTACCTCTGATGACTCTTCTCGTTATCGTACTGTTGAAGAGATCAACGCTTGGAAAGAAGGTAAAAATCCAATTAGTCGTTTAAGAAACTACATGAATCACAAAGGTTGGTGGAGTGATGCTCAAGAGAAGGAAACTATCGCAAACGCTCGTACTACCGTTCGTGAATCCTTAGTCAACGCtgaaaaacaatataaaccATCAATCAATGAAATCTTTACCGATGTTTATGATAAACCAACTCCAAATCTCATcgaacaacaaaaagaattaattgaacatttgaaattatatccAGATGAATAtccattaaatcaatttgctgattcaaaattaattttaaaagattaatttaataataataaaataaaaaaataaaataaaaaaaaaaaattaaaattaaaaatctaaaaataaaataaaaaaaaaaacattgttttattttctattttgggtaaaaaaaaaaaaaaaaaaaaaacctatgTAAAAGTATCATATAATCCAtcaaaatttggaaaaaattaTCCAGATGAGGCTtatactaaaaaaataataataatgataataataataataataataataataataataataataataataataataataataataataataataataataataataataataataataataataataataataataataataatagtaggtaatgaaaaatattcttgaaatttttttttttttttttttttaagtttaaacttatttttttattatcatttttatttatttaaaattatgttTATCATATGAGTCatcaaaattaaacaattcaattttttgggaataaaatttttaaaaaactcaaaaaaacTAGGACAGCGcatcaacaaaaaaaaaaaaaaaaaaaaaaaaaaaaaattttgaagtgtgggttgaaaaaaaaaaaaaaaaaaaaaaattatatttatttactcTCAAGAAGATAAACTTCtaaatgtatatatatagCGATGatagtaaataaaaaatattttttattaatttgtattattattcttatttcAATAAATTGCCTTGTATTAGCAAAAGATGAAATtggtaattattaaattttaatttgaaaaccaacaattaaaatttcctttttttcatttaactTAAAAATCATATtactaatactattattattattattattattattattattattattattattattattattattattattattattattactattattattattattattattattattattatttattatttattattattttttttttttttttcatttatttttttttttttaaatatttaatagaaaattttttaaaagaaggtGATGATTTAGTTTCAAAAGGAAAATATGATTTagcaaatgaaaattattcaaatgcaattgatttaattggatCAGATACACAACATCCACAATATgttagtttattatttaagaGAGCAGGTATTTATCATCAAAAGGGTAAGAATATATTAGCATTAAGTGATTTGAATAGAGCCATTGAAGCCAATCCAGATAATATTCATGCAAGATTAAAGAGAGCAAAGATTCAATCATCATTGGGTAGATTTGAAGAAGCAATGGATGAATATAAGAGAGTATTAAAGATTAGACCAGATAATAGTCAAGCaaaacaacaaattgaaaaactTAAAAAGGTAGAACAACAATTGGAGAAAGTGCGTGATATGGTAAAGGTAGAGAAGAATTACAAAGATTCTATTGCAATATTATTGGATATTCAATCGGTTGTATCAGATTTGAAAGAGGTTAGATTAATGTTATGTGAATGTTTCTTCCAACAAGGTGATCATAGAAAAGTATTGGACGAAACTATGACAATATTAAAGTCTGAACCATCATCAGTAGCAGCACTTTATTGGAGAGGTAAAACATTCTTTTCAATGGGTGAGAAAGAAATTGCTATGAAATTCTTAAAGGAaggtttaaaatttgatcCAGACAATACCAATTGTAGAGCAAtgattaaaactattaataaatttgaaaaatcaacaGCCAACGCTCAAGAGTTATTCAATCAACAAAAGTATCAAGATGCATTGGGTCAAATTGAGGATGCATTAGAGATTGAACCAAATTCACCAACTCATTCCACTCCACTCTATCTCTTGAAATGTAAATGTTTACTCAAGGTTAAAAAGGGTAAAGAATCGATCGAAGCATGTAATCGTGCATTGGAATTGGATGAATTGAATGCCGATGCACTCTACAATAGAGCAGAGGCATACATGTACGAAGAAGACTATCAAAAAGCACTCAACGATTACAATAAAGCAAGAGAACATAAACCAAATGATCCACAAATTCATGATGGTATTAGACGTGCTCAAAAAGCACAACAAATGGCAAAACGTAAAGATTATTACAAGATTTTAGGTATTCAAAAATCTGCAACCcctgaagaaattaaaaaagccTTCAAAAAGTTGGCAATTAAAAATCATCCAGATAAGAGTACCGAAACCGATAAAGAAAAAGCTCAACAAATCTATATGGATATTAATGAAGCTTATGAAGCACTCAAAGATGAAGAAAAACGTAAAAGATATGATATGGGTGAGGATATCAATGATCCACATGGTGGTCAAGGTGGTCAAGGTGGTGGTTT encodes:
- the ponB gene encoding ponticulin-related protein, encoding MLFIKSLLLLLSLIFAVSNATGYVGFKVDGPGCNATKIITLENGACQTVCTNLYGKVTPTNDPSKFNLNPFIDVDCKTPLMAEQQVTCLPDNKPFKVSTLTVTCIPDTTSSSTSPSSTSPSSTSPASTLIGSIAFVTLAALFALI
- the bkdA gene encoding 3-methyl-2-oxobutanoate dehydrogenase (Similar to lipoamide), coding for MISQSYRILSRISRNNELKKTFLTNLNCKSSSPSIIRSFCKKQNLDENFEYTNKLEVQELKHYIPCYTIMDQEGVVSKPDQDPNFSKEEVIKMYTTMLTLNVMDSILYDVQRQGRISFYMTSFGEEAIHIGSAAALEMSDTIFAQYRETGVFMWRGFTINDIINQCCTNEHDLGKGRQMPMHFGSRKINLQTISSPLTTQLPQAVGSSYAQKLAGEKNCTIVYFGEGAASEGDFHAAMNFAAALSTPTIFFCRNNKWAISTPSKEQYKGDGIAGRGPNGYGMKTIRVDGNDIWAVYNVTKLARKIAVEEQVPVLIEAMTYRVGHHSTSDDSSRYRTVEEINAWKEGKNPISRLRNYMNHKGWWSDAQEKETIANARTTVRESLVNAEKQYKPSINEIFTDVYDKPTPNLIEQQKELIEHLKLYPDEYPLNQFADSKLILKD
- the dnajc3 gene encoding DNAJ heat shock N-terminal domain-containing protein → MIVNKKYFLLICIIILISINCLVLAKDEIENFLKEGDDLVSKGKYDLANENYSNAIDLIGSDTQHPQYVSLLFKRAGIYHQKGKNILALSDLNRAIEANPDNIHARLKRAKIQSSLGRFEEAMDEYKRVLKIRPDNSQAKQQIEKLKKVEQQLEKVRDMVKVEKNYKDSIAILLDIQSVVSDLKEVRLMLCECFFQQGDHRKVLDETMTILKSEPSSVAALYWRGKTFFSMGEKEIAMKFLKEGLKFDPDNTNCRAMIKTINKFEKSTANAQELFNQQKYQDALGQIEDALEIEPNSPTHSTPLYLLKCKCLLKVKKGKESIEACNRALELDELNADALYNRAEAYMYEEDYQKALNDYNKAREHKPNDPQIHDGIRRAQKAQQMAKRKDYYKILGIQKSATPEEIKKAFKKLAIKNHPDKSTETDKEKAQQIYMDINEAYEALKDEEKRKRYDMGEDINDPHGGQGGQGGGFGGFGGFHGFQGFQGFQQGGGGGGFQFHFR